From a single Candidatus Defluviilinea gracilis genomic region:
- a CDS encoding methyltransferase domain-containing protein: MDPREYELMYRVEDEHWWYRGMASITRTMLARWYGASSSLRILDAGCGTGSAMTALLPAYGCVTGVDIHPLALQFCRKRGISRIACASILDLPFGSAEFDLVTSFDVLYEKAVDSDLAALREFARVLVPNGRVLLRLPAYDWLRGRHDEMVHTKKRYTAKEVAHLLAEGGFKVEHITFANMFLFPLAVLKRIGETLFSAREGRSDLNLNAGIFNTIFEKILTSESALIARNSLPFGLSVVAVGRKGQTA; this comes from the coding sequence TTGGACCCGCGCGAATATGAACTCATGTACCGGGTCGAAGACGAGCATTGGTGGTATCGCGGCATGGCGTCCATCACGCGGACGATGCTTGCCCGTTGGTACGGCGCTTCTTCATCGCTTCGCATCCTCGATGCGGGATGCGGGACCGGTTCAGCCATGACCGCGCTTCTGCCTGCCTATGGTTGCGTGACCGGCGTGGATATTCACCCTCTCGCCTTGCAGTTCTGCCGTAAGAGAGGCATTTCCCGCATCGCTTGCGCCTCAATTCTCGACCTTCCATTTGGTTCGGCGGAATTCGACCTTGTGACCAGCTTCGACGTCCTCTACGAAAAAGCAGTTGATAGCGATCTCGCTGCGCTTCGTGAATTTGCCCGTGTTCTTGTTCCGAATGGGCGCGTGCTTCTACGCCTCCCCGCGTACGATTGGCTGCGCGGGCGGCATGATGAGATGGTGCATACAAAGAAACGATATACCGCCAAAGAGGTCGCCCATTTGCTGGCTGAAGGCGGATTCAAGGTCGAGCACATCACGTTTGCCAATATGTTTTTGTTTCCCCTGGCAGTGTTGAAGCGCATAGGCGAAACACTATTCTCTGCGAGAGAAGGACGATCCGACCTCAACTTGAATGCGGGGATATTCAACACGATCTTCGAGAAAATTCTGACGAGTGAATCAGCCCTCATTGCTAGAAACAGCCTGCCCTTTGGCTTGAGCGTTGTCGCAGTGGGGCGAAAGGGGCAAACCGCGTGA
- a CDS encoding class I SAM-dependent methyltransferase codes for MPNTPPVCDYEGSDYQSSFWDKGGREYEDRAEAIALKRLLPPRGRLLLELGAGAGRNTPRYLGFDRVVLLDYSRTQLEQAQQRLGNSDKYIYVAADVYRLPFVDGLFDAATMIRVLHHMADAPKALGQVRNVLGANGVFILEFANKHNLKAILRYWLGRQTWNPFTLEPVEFVKLNFDFHPQAIRQWLTGLGFAIEKMLTLSHFRMGVLKRIIPASILVFFDSILQWTGAWIQMTPSVFVKAQLKTGDLRLADLPSDVRYYFKCPSCGHHPLVDKKEYLECGNCNKKWGVKDEIYDFRESLSV; via the coding sequence ATGCCAAACACTCCTCCCGTCTGTGATTATGAAGGCTCCGACTACCAATCCTCCTTTTGGGATAAGGGCGGACGCGAATACGAAGACCGCGCGGAAGCCATTGCCCTCAAGCGACTCCTCCCTCCACGCGGACGCCTCCTCCTCGAACTTGGGGCTGGCGCGGGCCGCAACACGCCGCGCTATCTCGGCTTCGACCGCGTTGTGCTCCTCGATTATTCGCGCACTCAACTAGAGCAGGCGCAACAGCGGCTCGGCAACTCGGACAAATACATTTACGTCGCGGCGGATGTGTATCGCCTCCCGTTCGTGGATGGCTTGTTCGACGCGGCGACCATGATCCGCGTTTTGCATCACATGGCGGACGCGCCGAAGGCGTTGGGTCAGGTGAGGAATGTATTGGGCGCAAACGGTGTTTTCATTTTGGAATTTGCGAATAAACATAATTTGAAAGCCATTTTGCGGTATTGGCTTGGCAGGCAAACATGGAATCCGTTCACGCTGGAGCCTGTTGAGTTCGTGAAATTGAATTTCGATTTTCATCCGCAGGCAATTCGTCAATGGTTGACCGGGTTGGGTTTTGCCATCGAGAAGATGCTGACCCTTTCTCACTTCCGTATGGGTGTGTTGAAGCGAATCATTCCCGCGAGCATCCTGGTCTTTTTCGATTCAATTCTGCAATGGACAGGCGCGTGGATTCAAATGACGCCTTCGGTGTTTGTGAAGGCTCAATTGAAGACTGGAGATTTGAGATTGGCTGATCTGCCAAGCGATGTGAGATACTACTTCAAATGCCCCAGTTGCGGACATCACCCGCTTGTGGATAAGAAAGAATATCTCGAATGTGGAAACTGCAATAAGAAATGGGGAGTGAAAGATGAGATTTACGATTTTAGAGAGTCGCTCAGTGTATAA
- a CDS encoding response regulator has protein sequence MDKKKILVVEDNMDNYELIRVILEHGGYDAFQAVTGRDGVDAARLQKPDLILMDLSLPEMDGWNAAERIKADPATQDIPIYALTAHTLPRDRFRAMQAGCDGYFTKPLNVEGFLAEVRNVLGKKKNKRRPRKLIF, from the coding sequence ATGGACAAAAAGAAGATTTTGGTCGTCGAAGACAACATGGATAATTACGAACTCATCCGCGTGATTCTGGAGCACGGCGGCTATGACGCTTTTCAGGCTGTGACCGGGCGCGATGGCGTGGACGCGGCGCGATTGCAAAAGCCCGACTTGATCCTGATGGATTTGAGCCTGCCCGAGATGGACGGTTGGAACGCGGCGGAACGAATCAAGGCGGACCCTGCCACACAAGATATTCCCATTTACGCGCTCACCGCGCACACCCTGCCGCGCGATCGTTTCCGCGCCATGCAGGCGGGTTGCGACGGCTACTTTACGAAGCCTTTGAATGTGGAAGGCTTTTTGGCTGAAGTGCGCAATGTGTTGGGGAAAAAGAAGAATAAACGCCGTCCGAGGAAATTGATCTTTTAA
- a CDS encoding glycosyltransferase family 39 protein: MTDQQSGMDGDVLKARRFIAFIGFALLLLSQILIASQPVNDLVVFPPFTGLALAGAILFLVGLTLQPTGFLQKISTHPLFRDQVFWRLFAITLSALAAYGATLSQRNYLPIMSIWVMGVIGYLFGFANGGVSVGTIKEKIRENRIEILLALAVTAVAVAARFYNLGQVPRVLDGDEGLVGLAAQSTAVGRLSNPFALWENFGALYLQVINIALRSFGANSFALRLAPAIGGVIAVPALYLFARQVGGPRIALIASILLAISHTHINFSRIASVAYIHGTWLVPLELYFLLSGLEKRQAWRTALSGILVAIHFSVYLTAQVMIALVLVYMLLALIFYRAWFKTIYRVALAFWGGFLIAILPEAVYISRNTNEFLNRLAQNGTFQSGWLDITIQSTGQSAATILFGRVVHAFLSLIYYPAFDFYGSPAPMLTVVSSVLFLIGLAVSLLRARSREYLLLNGYFWGATLAVGLFAIPPSADSYRMLMAFPAALVMCAIGLDQILAVFGIGWQNSKQAYAFSISIVLLGLLILNAWTYFGDFAGQCRFGGNLAGRFASYLGSYVKTLESESSVYLLSDGQFFYGSHASTDFLSQHRPIINHSDPIDSLRAIHGETIIANPDRIKELEDWVRLHPGGKVHYVYDCQNTILMAYQIP; this comes from the coding sequence ATGACAGATCAACAATCGGGGATGGATGGGGATGTTTTGAAGGCGCGCCGATTCATTGCCTTTATAGGGTTCGCGCTTCTCCTCCTGAGTCAAATCCTGATCGCGTCACAGCCTGTCAATGATCTTGTTGTTTTTCCACCGTTTACGGGCCTGGCTCTAGCGGGCGCAATCTTGTTCCTGGTGGGATTGACACTTCAACCCACAGGGTTTTTGCAAAAGATTTCAACTCATCCTCTGTTTCGCGATCAAGTATTCTGGCGCTTGTTTGCAATAACGCTTTCCGCGCTGGCGGCATACGGCGCGACTCTTTCTCAGAGGAATTACCTGCCTATCATGTCCATTTGGGTCATGGGGGTGATCGGTTACCTGTTCGGGTTTGCGAATGGGGGTGTGTCTGTGGGGACCATCAAGGAAAAAATACGAGAAAACCGCATCGAGATTTTGTTGGCGCTTGCCGTAACGGCCGTTGCTGTCGCCGCGCGTTTTTACAATCTTGGGCAGGTTCCGCGAGTCCTGGATGGCGATGAAGGGTTGGTTGGGCTTGCCGCCCAATCTACGGCTGTGGGAAGGTTATCCAACCCGTTCGCTTTATGGGAAAATTTTGGCGCTCTCTATCTGCAAGTCATCAACATCGCGCTCAGGTCGTTTGGCGCAAATTCCTTTGCATTGCGGCTGGCGCCTGCGATCGGAGGCGTGATAGCCGTTCCCGCGTTATATCTGTTTGCCCGCCAGGTCGGCGGACCCAGAATTGCGTTGATCGCGTCTATTCTGTTGGCGATATCGCATACGCATATCAATTTCAGCCGTATTGCGTCTGTGGCGTATATTCATGGCACCTGGCTTGTGCCGCTTGAATTATATTTCCTCTTAAGCGGGCTCGAAAAACGCCAGGCTTGGCGGACCGCGTTGAGCGGCATTCTGGTGGCGATCCATTTTTCAGTCTATTTGACGGCGCAGGTCATGATTGCGCTTGTGCTGGTCTACATGTTGCTCGCCCTCATTTTTTACCGAGCGTGGTTCAAAACGATCTATCGAGTCGCGCTCGCTTTTTGGGGCGGCTTCTTGATCGCGATCCTGCCGGAAGCGGTTTACATTTCACGCAATACGAACGAATTTCTGAATCGGCTGGCGCAGAATGGAACCTTTCAATCGGGCTGGCTGGATATCACCATCCAAAGCACGGGACAATCGGCGGCGACCATTCTCTTTGGGCGCGTGGTTCACGCCTTTCTGTCGCTTATTTATTACCCGGCGTTCGATTTTTATGGCTCCCCGGCGCCCATGCTAACCGTCGTTTCATCTGTGTTGTTTTTAATCGGCTTGGCTGTCTCCTTATTACGCGCTCGTTCGCGCGAATACCTTCTCCTGAACGGATATTTCTGGGGCGCAACCTTGGCTGTGGGTTTATTTGCCATTCCCCCTTCCGCGGATTCATACCGAATGTTGATGGCGTTTCCCGCGGCGTTGGTCATGTGCGCGATTGGACTGGATCAGATTCTCGCGGTATTTGGGATAGGGTGGCAAAATTCAAAGCAAGCGTACGCGTTCTCTATATCGATAGTCCTTCTCGGCTTGCTCATCCTCAACGCATGGACTTATTTTGGCGATTTTGCGGGCCAGTGTCGTTTTGGAGGAAACCTGGCGGGTCGCTTTGCATCTTATCTGGGGTCATACGTGAAGACCCTCGAGAGCGAGTCTTCGGTGTATTTGCTTAGCGACGGTCAATTTTTTTATGGGAGTCACGCATCCACTGACTTTCTCAGCCAACACAGGCCGATCATCAACCATTCTGATCCGATCGATTCGTTACGCGCGATTCACGGTGAAACGATCATTGCCAACCCGGATCGAATCAAAGAATTGGAAGATTGGGTGCGCCTCCACCCCGGCGGCAAAGTTCATTATGTCTATGATTGCCAAAATACCATCTTGATGGCGTATCAAATTCCCTAG
- a CDS encoding TerC family protein, whose product MDGTIWLWVGFNLFVLALLAIDLGIFHRKSHAVSVKEAAIWSVVWISLSLLFNLGIYFFWQTISPTSSYTNSEAALAFLAGYLIEKSLSVDNIFVFVVLFSFFAVPAAYQHRVLFWGIIGALIMRGTLIAIGAALLHEFHWIIYVFGAFLIYTGFRMASHKETELIPDQNFVIKLFRRIFPVADAYEGDKFFIRRAGKLFATPLFIVLLVVESTDLIFAVDSIPAIFAVTDNAFIVYTSNVFAILGLRSLYFLLAGVVDKFYYLKLGLSVVLVFVGAKMLIVDFYKIPIGLSLGVIATILTTSIVASLIRSRRMEKLEASTSQS is encoded by the coding sequence ATGGACGGAACGATATGGCTCTGGGTCGGGTTTAATCTCTTCGTCTTGGCGTTGCTCGCCATCGACTTGGGGATCTTTCACAGGAAATCACATGCGGTCTCGGTCAAAGAAGCGGCGATCTGGAGCGTCGTGTGGATCAGCCTGTCGCTATTGTTCAACCTGGGGATCTATTTCTTTTGGCAAACGATTTCACCCACCAGCTCGTACACAAACAGCGAAGCCGCGTTGGCTTTCCTCGCGGGGTATCTGATCGAAAAATCCCTCAGTGTTGATAACATCTTTGTGTTTGTGGTGTTATTTTCCTTTTTTGCAGTCCCCGCCGCGTACCAGCACCGCGTTCTCTTCTGGGGCATCATCGGCGCGCTCATTATGCGCGGCACGTTAATTGCCATCGGCGCGGCTCTGCTTCATGAATTCCATTGGATCATCTACGTATTCGGCGCGTTTCTCATCTACACCGGCTTCCGCATGGCATCGCACAAGGAAACCGAATTGATCCCGGATCAGAATTTTGTGATCAAACTCTTCCGACGGATATTCCCTGTTGCCGACGCTTACGAAGGCGATAAATTTTTCATCCGCCGCGCGGGAAAACTCTTCGCAACGCCGCTTTTCATTGTGCTATTAGTCGTCGAAAGCACAGACTTGATCTTCGCCGTAGACTCCATCCCCGCCATCTTTGCGGTGACCGACAACGCCTTCATCGTATATACCTCGAACGTGTTCGCCATCCTCGGACTGCGGTCGCTCTACTTTCTGCTTGCGGGCGTCGTGGACAAATTCTACTACCTCAAGCTTGGGCTTTCGGTTGTGCTGGTCTTCGTCGGCGCCAAAATGCTCATCGTGGACTTTTACAAGATCCCCATCGGTCTCTCCCTCGGGGTGATCGCAACCATCCTCACAACTTCCATTGTGGCTTCGTTGATCCGCTCGCGGCGCATGGAAAAACTGGAAGCGTCCACAAGTCAATCGTAA
- a CDS encoding glycosyltransferase family 2 protein, whose protein sequence is MSSISAVFPAYNDGGSIASMISAASVALRQVSNDFEIVVVNDGSADYTTTVLDEMRNRYPELRIIHHPVNKGYGAALRSGFKAATKDWVFYTDGDSQYNPLELPLLVSALHEGADAANGYKLSRNDSILRTIIGRAYHNLVKIFFGIRIRDVDCDFRLIPRRILNEIELESVSGAICLEMVKKIEDAGYVFAEVPVNHYSRKYGVSQFFVPWRIIRSLRQLAGLYWKLVVQKRHKRV, encoded by the coding sequence GTGTCCAGCATCAGCGCGGTATTCCCGGCGTATAACGATGGCGGTTCGATCGCGAGCATGATCAGCGCGGCGAGCGTTGCGCTGCGTCAGGTCTCCAATGATTTTGAAATTGTGGTTGTGAATGACGGAAGCGCAGACTACACAACAACCGTCCTGGATGAGATGAGGAATAGATATCCCGAATTGCGTATCATTCATCACCCTGTAAATAAGGGATACGGCGCGGCTCTGCGAAGCGGCTTCAAGGCGGCGACCAAAGATTGGGTTTTTTATACCGACGGCGACTCGCAATACAACCCGCTGGAGTTGCCTCTGCTCGTGAGCGCGCTTCACGAGGGCGCGGATGCCGCGAACGGATACAAACTCAGCCGCAATGATTCAATTCTTCGAACTATCATCGGTCGCGCGTATCACAACCTCGTCAAAATATTTTTCGGTATTCGCATCCGCGATGTGGATTGTGACTTTCGTTTAATTCCCCGCAGGATTCTCAACGAGATCGAATTAGAAAGTGTCAGCGGGGCGATCTGTCTTGAAATGGTCAAGAAGATCGAAGACGCGGGGTATGTGTTCGCCGAAGTCCCCGTCAATCATTACTCGCGCAAGTACGGCGTCTCTCAATTCTTCGTCCCCTGGCGGATCATTCGCTCACTGCGGCAGTTGGCTGGACTGTATTGGAAACTTGTTGTTCAAAAAAGACACAAACGGGTTTGA
- a CDS encoding UDP-glucose/GDP-mannose dehydrogenase family protein, producing MKQICVVGVGYVGLVTGACFADLGNRVIALDVDAKRIENLNKGIMPIYEPGLEELVKRNVKAGRLTFTTSYADALKGAEFAFIAVGTPEGVDGAADLQYVEVAARSLAQHMTAPLIVINKSTVPIGTGDWVADIVKSAQPKPIDFAVVSCPEFLREGSAIADFMAPHRNVIGSLDKDAANKVAQLHLPLRAPIVITDLRTAEMIKYASNAFLAAKISFINELADVCEAYGADVKEVAAGMGYDARIGRYFLDAGLGWGGSCFPKDVQALAFMAKQKGLNPRILNDVVDVNYDRRRDVPKQVEKLLGGNLKGKTVGMLGLAFKENTDDMRDAPSVDISNELIAAGAKVRAYDPVARESAAPHMPAVEIVSDVYEMAKGCDALVVVTPWNEFKQLDLEKVKSLLKSPVIYDGRNIYDPARMHEMGFTYRAIGRPFNNNGRA from the coding sequence ATGAAACAAATTTGTGTCGTCGGCGTTGGCTATGTGGGGCTGGTCACCGGAGCCTGTTTCGCCGACCTGGGCAACCGCGTGATCGCGTTGGATGTGGACGCGAAACGCATCGAGAATCTCAACAAGGGCATCATGCCGATCTACGAACCCGGGCTGGAGGAACTCGTCAAGCGCAACGTGAAGGCGGGACGTTTGACCTTCACCACCTCGTATGCCGATGCGTTGAAAGGCGCGGAGTTTGCCTTCATCGCCGTCGGGACTCCTGAAGGCGTGGATGGCGCGGCGGATTTGCAATATGTAGAAGTCGCCGCTCGTTCGCTTGCCCAACACATGACTGCCCCGCTGATCGTGATCAACAAATCCACGGTTCCCATCGGGACGGGGGACTGGGTCGCCGATATTGTGAAATCTGCCCAGCCCAAGCCGATCGACTTTGCCGTGGTGTCTTGCCCCGAGTTTCTACGCGAGGGTTCAGCCATCGCCGACTTTATGGCGCCGCACCGCAACGTGATCGGCTCGCTCGATAAAGACGCCGCGAATAAAGTGGCGCAGTTGCATTTGCCGTTGCGCGCCCCTATCGTCATCACCGACTTGCGCACCGCGGAAATGATCAAATACGCCAGCAACGCTTTCCTCGCCGCGAAGATTTCTTTCATCAATGAACTCGCGGACGTGTGTGAAGCCTACGGCGCCGATGTAAAAGAAGTGGCGGCTGGCATGGGGTACGATGCTCGCATCGGGCGTTACTTCCTCGACGCCGGTCTGGGTTGGGGCGGTTCGTGCTTCCCCAAAGATGTGCAAGCGCTCGCGTTCATGGCGAAGCAAAAAGGACTCAACCCGCGCATCCTCAACGATGTGGTGGATGTCAACTACGATCGTCGGCGCGATGTGCCCAAACAAGTGGAAAAATTACTGGGGGGCAACCTGAAAGGCAAAACCGTAGGCATGCTCGGTTTAGCGTTCAAAGAAAACACGGACGATATGCGCGACGCGCCGTCTGTGGATATTTCCAATGAACTGATCGCCGCGGGAGCGAAAGTCCGCGCGTATGACCCGGTGGCGCGCGAATCCGCCGCGCCGCACATGCCCGCTGTCGAAATTGTTTCCGATGTGTACGAAATGGCGAAGGGATGCGACGCGCTCGTTGTCGTCACGCCGTGGAATGAATTCAAACAACTCGATCTAGAGAAAGTCAAAAGCCTGCTCAAATCGCCGGTGATTTACGATGGGCGCAATATCTACGATCCTGCCCGCATGCACGAGATGGGTTTTACCTACCGCGCCATCGGTCGCCCATTCAACAACAACGGACGCGCATGA